The Desulfonauticus submarinus genome has a segment encoding these proteins:
- a CDS encoding AAA family ATPase: MKSVFAVTKNVKKFLAGVDNLMRRQKTIPGMMLVFGEPGTGKTRTALWWKIQNGNGENRVPYVRATRVMTPRALLEQILYELGETPMWKTSQILQQIKDHLLSNPRPIVVDEVDYLCRDAFVEVLRDIHDLTDVPVIMIGMAEADKKLMRFRHLYDRISVIVPFKLLDFEDVKSLSTQMLDVVLEDDLLKYIVEKSRGKLRRIVTMFYKAERIAKASKAKRVSLKMFQGGSDE, from the coding sequence ATGAAAAGTGTATTTGCGGTAACCAAAAATGTCAAGAAATTCTTAGCTGGCGTGGACAATCTGATGCGCAGACAAAAGACGATTCCTGGAATGATGCTTGTTTTTGGAGAGCCTGGCACAGGCAAGACCAGGACAGCTCTTTGGTGGAAGATTCAGAATGGGAATGGGGAAAACAGGGTGCCGTATGTGAGGGCAACAAGAGTGATGACTCCAAGAGCCCTGCTTGAGCAAATTTTATATGAACTTGGCGAGACTCCAATGTGGAAGACATCTCAGATTTTACAACAGATAAAAGACCATCTTCTATCAAATCCTCGTCCAATAGTAGTTGATGAAGTGGATTATCTTTGCAGGGACGCATTTGTTGAGGTGCTGAGAGACATACACGATCTTACAGATGTTCCTGTGATAATGATTGGCATGGCTGAGGCAGATAAAAAGCTAATGCGATTTAGACATCTTTATGACCGCATAAGCGTAATTGTGCCTTTTAAACTTCTTGATTTTGAAGATGTGAAATCCTTGTCCACTCAAATGTTAGATGTTGTTCTTGAGGATGATCTTCTAAAATACATTGTGGAAAAATCTCGTGGGAAGCTAAGACGGATAGTAACAATGTTTTACAAGGCAGAGCGAATTGCAAAGGCAAGCAAGGCAAAAAGGGTCTCTTTAAAAATGTTTCAAGGAGGCAGTGATGAATAA
- a CDS encoding helix-turn-helix domain-containing protein, with translation MNKYRKNSARVKMWEAIRGLSRFTAFDVCQLSGASYQNVKRYLRALELAGYIETRGKNGRWKIYKLIKDTGFRAPIQKEIRCLFDPNTGELWVQGYSYQGEKR, from the coding sequence ATGAATAAATATAGGAAAAATAGCGCAAGGGTAAAGATGTGGGAAGCAATAAGGGGCCTTAGCAGATTCACTGCCTTTGATGTGTGCCAGTTATCAGGAGCAAGTTATCAAAATGTAAAAAGGTATCTACGAGCTTTAGAGCTTGCAGGATACATAGAAACAAGAGGTAAAAACGGTAGATGGAAAATATATAAGTTAATAAAAGATACAGGATTCCGTGCCCCTATACAAAAAGAAATAAGGTGTCTTTTTGATCCAAATACAGGGGAGCTGTGGGTACAAGGATATTCGTATCAAGGAGAGAAAAGATGA
- a CDS encoding gp16 family protein, producing MKKYNRKSLLAKIHIAKKQLGLSDDIYRGVLAERYGVRSAKELKNFELIDLCRHFEKLGFEPKPPKKRPSAVPARTALVKKIVAMSYSLNVPIPEYANGIAKRMFGIDDFSWCTPDQLHKIVAALTYHQKRKEVNHAV from the coding sequence ATGAAAAAATATAACAGAAAATCCCTACTTGCAAAAATCCACATTGCCAAGAAACAGCTTGGCCTTTCAGATGACATATATAGAGGGGTTTTAGCTGAAAGATACGGGGTGCGCTCTGCAAAGGAGCTTAAAAATTTTGAGCTTATAGACCTTTGCAGACATTTTGAGAAACTGGGATTTGAACCAAAGCCGCCTAAAAAACGTCCCTCTGCTGTGCCTGCAAGGACAGCTTTGGTAAAAAAAATAGTGGCTATGAGTTACAGCCTAAATGTTCCTATTCCTGAATATGCAAATGGCATAGCAAAGAGGATGTTTGGCATAGACGATTTTTCCTGGTGCACGCCAGATCAACTACACAAGATAGTTGCAGCTTTAACTTATCATCAAAAACGAAAGGAGGTAAACCATGCTGTATGA
- a CDS encoding host-nuclease inhibitor Gam family protein, which yields MFVFEEIEKILSEIAHLKSQAQGVKDAWDRAISELEKQYGSKLNECKAKIKQKEKELIKLAKSNQKVVFDCGDKREFTNGTLYFAISEKVKRARGVTPKKLKELGYLDAIKVIEKVNWDTIEKWPDEKLIAIGTERIRKEEIKYETR from the coding sequence ATGTTTGTTTTTGAAGAAATAGAAAAGATTTTATCTGAGATAGCCCATCTAAAGTCCCAGGCTCAAGGGGTCAAAGATGCCTGGGATAGGGCCATCTCAGAGTTAGAAAAGCAGTACGGTTCAAAATTAAACGAGTGCAAGGCAAAAATCAAACAAAAAGAAAAAGAGTTAATTAAACTTGCAAAATCAAATCAAAAGGTAGTTTTTGATTGTGGAGATAAAAGGGAATTTACAAACGGAACCTTATACTTTGCGATTTCAGAGAAAGTAAAACGGGCAAGGGGTGTAACTCCTAAGAAACTCAAAGAGCTTGGATACCTAGACGCAATAAAGGTAATAGAGAAGGTAAACTGGGACACAATAGAAAAATGGCCAGATGAAAAGCTCATTGCAATTGGCACAGAGAGGATAAGGAAGGAGGAAATAAAATATGAAACAAGATAA
- a CDS encoding Mor transcription activator family protein produces MDLFEMLYTDIKEGMSINQICEKYGGFQVYIPLPKRYIKYKIKKEFNGTNHKELARKYGLSVRQVYRILGGR; encoded by the coding sequence ATGGACTTGTTTGAAATGTTATATACAGATATAAAAGAGGGAATGTCTATCAATCAAATTTGTGAAAAATATGGTGGTTTTCAGGTTTATATCCCTCTCCCAAAAAGGTATATAAAATACAAAATAAAAAAAGAATTTAATGGAACAAACCACAAAGAATTAGCAAGGAAATATGGATTAAGTGTGAGGCAAGTGTACCGCATATTGGGGGGAAGATAA
- a CDS encoding phage head morphogenesis protein translates to MGKIQRKKKLEFAEITLEPLPPEEALNFWKDKILLTPFEFYQLDEEKRVHAFTAAKLYTADELNAVHKALQKALDEGITLKQFKKQIQDIITSPWHTEVVFRTNIQTSYQVGRYRQMMKVKQRFPLWMYDAVNDSRTRPTHAMMDEKIYPADHPFWSRWYPPNGYNCRCSVIPLRDDVPPNRISKDMPPQEPDPGFGTNPAKDYFGSLENIFQDKIKKYPKKFADNLRKTLQDEFGKIKSVQDIDKVIKTKLADEFKNGYSGTVAVNEKYFMATDPSNGGLFISSKKFPRLNNFSPLNDLMNAFNKLGKEKLSFNEEYALEALWHEIVHNKQIFAGRYEKSVVETVTQWYARRTYPNLLKKLGNFTPEHQERIIKEGYGYSNMVSRLDELLTNINIKDKDVLLDIEEMIHSTSIDLYPEKLAEILAEKTNGNKTGILNLIYLHLLL, encoded by the coding sequence GTGGGGAAGATACAGCGTAAAAAAAAACTGGAATTTGCAGAAATAACCCTTGAACCCCTTCCTCCTGAAGAAGCCTTAAATTTTTGGAAAGATAAAATATTGCTCACGCCATTTGAGTTTTATCAGCTTGATGAAGAAAAAAGAGTGCATGCCTTTACTGCTGCAAAACTATATACAGCAGATGAATTAAACGCAGTTCACAAAGCTCTGCAAAAAGCCTTAGATGAAGGCATAACTCTAAAACAATTCAAAAAGCAAATTCAAGATATAATCACCAGTCCCTGGCATACAGAAGTAGTATTCAGGACAAATATTCAGACGTCTTACCAAGTTGGAAGATACAGACAAATGATGAAAGTAAAACAGAGGTTTCCTCTGTGGATGTATGATGCAGTAAATGACTCACGCACAAGACCCACACATGCCATGATGGATGAGAAAATATACCCAGCAGATCATCCTTTCTGGAGTAGATGGTATCCTCCAAATGGCTACAATTGCAGGTGCTCTGTTATTCCTCTTAGAGATGATGTCCCACCAAACAGAATCAGTAAAGATATGCCACCGCAGGAACCTGATCCTGGGTTTGGAACCAATCCAGCAAAGGACTATTTTGGATCTCTGGAAAATATATTTCAAGACAAAATAAAAAAATATCCAAAAAAATTTGCAGATAATTTGAGAAAAACACTGCAAGATGAGTTTGGGAAAATTAAGTCAGTGCAGGATATTGACAAAGTTATTAAAACAAAGCTGGCAGATGAGTTTAAAAATGGATACAGTGGAACAGTGGCAGTTAATGAAAAATATTTTATGGCCACTGATCCATCCAATGGGGGCTTATTTATATCTTCCAAAAAGTTTCCACGCTTAAATAATTTTTCGCCTTTAAATGACTTAATGAATGCTTTTAATAAACTTGGGAAGGAAAAATTGAGTTTTAATGAAGAGTATGCACTGGAAGCTCTCTGGCATGAAATTGTGCATAATAAACAGATATTTGCAGGCAGATATGAAAAATCAGTAGTAGAAACAGTCACCCAATGGTATGCAAGGAGGACTTATCCAAACTTGTTGAAAAAACTTGGTAATTTTACTCCTGAACATCAAGAACGCATAATAAAAGAGGGATACGGTTATTCAAATATGGTTTCAAGATTGGATGAATTATTAACAAACATTAATATTAAAGACAAAGATGTGCTCTTAGATATTGAAGAAATGATACATTCCACATCAATAGATTTATATCCAGAAAAGTTGGCAGAGATTCTGGCAGAAAAGACAAATGGAAACAAAACAGGGATCTTAAATCTTATATATCTACATTTACTACTTTAG